In the genome of Megalops cyprinoides isolate fMegCyp1 chromosome 7, fMegCyp1.pri, whole genome shotgun sequence, one region contains:
- the lmbr1l gene encoding limb region 1 homolog-like protein, with the protein MEADDVSVREQIFHDRVRETIICVLLFICLYILSYLIITHFKKSAEFVSDDSEDATVNRIVLWLCTFTLSVSVGAVLLLPLSILSNEVLLSFPHSYYMQWLNGSLIHGLWNLVFLFSNLSLFFLMPFAYFFTESEGFVGSKKGVMGRVYETAVVLLLLTLLVLGIVWVASALLHHSTAQESLYDMWEYYLPYLYSCISLFGVLLLLLCTPFGLLRMFSITGSLLVKPRLLENVEETVSCALFEEASLSRKLTKGASCWINLNVEAVKRQFLRVQARRIALEMRRRASPWQRNLGYPLAMLLLLALTVVSVLMVCFHVLELLFDETAMPRGMEDPHLGTASFSMFGSLGAAVQVVLILYLMVSSVVGFYSSRFFSGLLPRTQDTTLTQIIGNCVSLLVLSSALPVFSRTLGITRFDLLGDFGRYNWLGNFYIVFLYNIIFAGLTSACLINKVTWAVQRELMRAFGLHKLPLSVCRSTIPFKLLLANGLSKIQ; encoded by the exons aTGACAGTGAAGATGCCACTGTCAACAGGATTGT aCTGTGGCTCTGCACCTTCACTCTGTCCGTCTCCGTGGGGGCGGTCCTCCTGCTCCCACTGTCCATCCTGTCCAATGAGGTGCTGCTCTCCTTCCCACACAGCTACTACATGCAGTGGCTCAACGGGTCCCTCATCCATG GGCTGTGGAATCTGGTCTTCCTCTTCTCCAACCTCTCGCTATTTTTCCTCATGCCATTCGCGTACTTCTTCACTGAGTCTGAGGGCTTTGTCGGTTCCAAAAAG GGCGTAATGGGCCGTGTGTATGAGACCGCGgtggtcctgctgctcctcaccctgCTGGTGCTGGGTATTGTGTGGGTTGCATCAGCCCTCCTCCACCACAGCACTGCTCAGGAGAGCCTGTATG acatgTGGGAGTACTACCTGCCCTATCTATACTCCTGCATTTCACTGTTTGGAGTCCTGCTGCTCTTGC TGTGCACACCCTTCGGACTCCTGCGCATGTTCAGCATTACAGGGAGTCTTCTGGTCAAGCCTCGG cttttGGAAAACGTGGAGGAGACAGTCAGCTGTGCACTGTTTGAGGAGGCTTCTCTTTCCAGAAAACTGACCA agggAGCCTCCTGTTGGATCAACTTGAACGTGGAGGCTGTGAAGAGGCAGTTTCTCAGGGTGCAGGCCCGGCGCATCGCTCTGG agatgaggaggagggcgTCGCCATGGCAGCGCAACCTTGGCTACCCGCTGGCCAtgctcctgctgctggctcTAACG GTGGTGTCTGTGCTGATGGTCTGTTTCCATGTGCTGGAGCTGCTCTTTGATGAAACTGCCATGCCCAGAGGGATGGAG GATCCCCACCTGGGCACAGCCTCCTTCTCTATGTTTGGCTCTCTGGGTGCAGCAGTGCAGGTCGTTCTCATCCT CTATCTGATGGTGTCGTCTGTGGTGGGTTTCTACAGTTCGCGTTTTTTCTCAGGGCTCCTGCCCCGTACCCAGGACACTACTCTGACGCAG ATCATTGGAAACTGCGTCTCTCTGCTGGTCCTAAGCTCGGCACTCCCCGTCTTCTCCCGTACCCTGG GGATCACACGGTTTGATCTGCTGGGAGACTTCGGACGGTACAACTGGCTAGGCAACTTCTACATTGTGTTCCTGTACAACATCATTTTCGCTGGGCTGACATCGGCCTGCCTCATCAACAAGGTCACCTGGGCTGTGCAGAGAGAGCTCATGCGCGCATTCG GTCTCCACAAGCTGCCACTGTCTGTGTGCCGCTCTACAATCCCCTTTAAGCTGCTCCTGGCCAACGGGCTCTCGAAGATCCAGTGA